CCCCGCCGCCCGGCACGGGAGTTGATCGCCCGCGCCGCCAGAATGGGATGCAGGGCAAAGCCCTGATACAGCTCCCGCACATAGGCACAGTCGGAGTTCGACAGCATCGCCCGCTGCCCCCGCGCCGCCAGGGTGCGAAACACTGCCGCCAGCCGCGCTTGGTCGGCCCCAGTAAAGCCGTAGCGGCTGTAGCTGGTAAAACTGCTGGTGGAGCTGAGGGGGTGGTAAGGCGGGTCAAAGTAGACGAAGTCGTCGGGGGCCAGGGCTCGCTCCAGCAGCTGCTCAAAGGGAAAGGTTTGAATTTCTGCGGTTTGCAGGGCCGCCGCCGCCGCCCGCAGCAGCGATGGGTCGCAGATGGCGGGGTTTTTGTACTTGCCCACCGGCACGTTGAAGTGGCCCTGGGAATTTTCGCGGTAGAGGCCGTTGTAGCAGGTTTTGTTCAGGTAGATCAGGCGGGCGGCGCGCTCCACGGGCGATCGCAGCTCCTGCCGCTGGCGCACCTGGTAGTAGTAGTCGGGGGTGTGGCGACGCTGGTGATCCCACAGGTGGCGAATCAGGGTTTCAAC
This genomic stretch from Nodosilinea sp. PGN35 harbors:
- a CDS encoding DNA adenine methylase, which translates into the protein MTAAFPATPTLPPRPFLKWAGGKGRLLSQYEPFFPSAIDTYYEPFLGGGAVFFHLAGRVRRAVLGDINPELVNVYCCVRDQVETLIRHLWDHQRRHTPDYYYQVRQRQELRSPVERAARLIYLNKTCYNGLYRENSQGHFNVPVGKYKNPAICDPSLLRAAAAALQTAEIQTFPFEQLLERALAPDDFVYFDPPYHPLSSTSSFTSYSRYGFTGADQARLAAVFRTLAARGQRAMLSNSDCAYVRELYQGFALHPILAARAINSRAGRRGKINELLITTP